One region of Primulina tabacum isolate GXHZ01 chromosome 17, ASM2559414v2, whole genome shotgun sequence genomic DNA includes:
- the LOC142531027 gene encoding protein ALTERED XYLOGLUCAN 9-like, which produces MMFGAVQLGLLAACVVLFVPMGMAGWHLSRNKMLFFSCALFITLAVGVHLIPYFPSVSDFLSPTDIISSPTGESSLRRDSCLFFLHSGVYSGDDECESDNGCKKRSWEWIQSGKVAECQFQRLKKLDASILLNGSWVVVAGDSQTRLMVVSLLELVMGSEEMERVREDLFKRHTDYSVVVDEIALKLDFLWAPYVRNLTELMVRFKGNNNYPDVVVMGAGLWDMLHLNNVSDYGVSLTQFKDSCLALMPVSSDLDAIDGGLSQAPSTQLVHFFWLGIPTLINSMLNTEEKRERMTDTVCDLYNNKLIESELLRQSGGPLLKLDIRLLSELCGPQCTVDGMHYDQLVYDAAVQIMLNALLIESNQKLQ; this is translated from the coding sequence ATGATGTTCGGGGCCGTCCAGTTGGGGCTATTGGCGGCCTGTGTAGTGTTGTTTGTGCCTATGGGAATGGCGGGTTGGCATTTGAGCCGTAACAAGATGCTTTTTTTTAGCTGTGCCCTCTTCATTACTCTAGCTGTTGGTGTTCATCTGATTCCTTATTTCCCTTCAGTCTCCGATTTCCTTTCGCCGACGGATATAATTTCATCCCCAACTGGTGAGTCTTCTTTGCGTCGTGATTCGTGTCTCTTCTTTTTACATAGTGGTGTGTATAGTGGTGATGATGAATGTGAGAGTGACAATGGTTGTAAAAAGAGGTCTTGGGAGTGGATTCAATCTGGTAAGGTTGCTGAATGTCAGTTTCAGAGGTTGAAGAAATTGGATGCATCTATTTTGTTAAACGGGTCTTGGGTGGTGGTTGCCGGTGATTCTCAGACGAGGTTAATGGTGGTTTCTTTGTTAGAGTTAGTGATGGGATCCGAGGAAATGGAGAGAGTGAGGGAGGATTTGTTCAAGAGGCATACTGATTATTCAGTGGTGGTGGATGAGATTGCTCTGAAGCTGGATTTTCTTTGGGCTCCATATGTTAGAAATTTGACTGAATTGATGGTTCGTTTTAAGGGAAACAACAATTACCCTGATGTTGTGGTGATGGGAGCTGGATTATGGGATATGCTGCATCTGAACAATGTCTCAGATTATGGTGTTTCATTAACACAATTCAAGGATTCTTGCTTGGCTCTTATGCCGGTCTCATCGGATTTAGATGCTATCGATGGAGGGCTAAGCCAGGCTCCATCCACCCAGCTGGTGCATTTCTTTTGGCTCGGGATTCCAACATTGATAAATTCAATGCTGAACACAGAGGAAAAGAGGGAGAGGATGACTGATACAGTGTGTGATTTATATAATAACAAACTTATTGAAAGCGAGCTACTGCGACAATCGGGTGGGCCACTTTTGAAACTAGATATTCGATTGTTAAGCGAATTATGTGGACCTCAATGTACAGTTGACGGAATGCATTATGATCAACTTGTTTATGATGCTGCCGTTCAAATAATGCTGAATGCATTGCTCATTGAATCTAACCAGAAGCTACAATGA
- the LOC142531181 gene encoding LOW QUALITY PROTEIN: autophagy protein 5-like (The sequence of the model RefSeq protein was modified relative to this genomic sequence to represent the inferred CDS: deleted 1 base in 1 codon) codes for MTMDEYNSAGNEAQQYVWAGAIPLQIHLHDSEVTILPSPSPALILASRFGYLPLLVPQIKPFFSSSLPPGVDTVWFDYKGLPLKWYIPTGVLFDLLCAEPERPWNITVHFRGYPGNLLIPCEGEESVKWNIINALKEAAYIINGNCKNIMNMSQSDQAELWLSVLKGRMEVYRGVSSKLKLDVAGDEFSFKLNSSSSKALQGINDSNATAPTRTGRIPVRLYLRSIVEDIDYLEDSHIVDNWDKISYINHPVEANGNCFTLYDAVKALLPELFADKSSIYANQRVEEVGEELRSEEASSSAGPEDAAEVSSERAGSLSDNAEIKLVRIQGIEPKMEIPFAWIANNLMNPEHYLHICVYVNIREPINI; via the exons ATGACAATGGACGAGTATAACTCGGCAGGAAACGAAGCGCAGCAATATGTGTGGGCGGGAGCGATTCCACTTCAGATTCATCTCCACGATTCCGAAGTCACCATTCTTCCATCTCCGTCCCCCGCTTTG ATATTGGCCTCTCGGTTTGGATACTTGCCTCTGTTAGTTCCGCAGATTAAGCCATTCTTTAGCAGTTCGCTTCCTCCTGGAGTTGACACTGTATGGTTTGACTACAAAGGTTTACCGCTCAAATG GTATATACCTACAGGGGTACTTTTTGATCTTCTCTGTGCAGAACCAGAGAGACCTTGGAATATAACC GTGCATTTTAGAGGATATCCTGGAAATTTATTGATCCCTTGTGAAGGTGAAGAGAGTGTAAAGTGG AACATTATTAATGCACTCAAAGAG GCTGCATATATTATCAATGGCAACTGCAAGAATATTATGAACATGTCTCAATCTGATCAGGCAGAACTTTGGCTCTCCGTGTTGAAGG GCCGGATGGAAGTTTATCGCGGTGTTTCGTCCAAACTTAAACTTGATGTAGCTGGAGatgagttttctttcaaatTGAATTCTTCCAGTTCAAAAGCTCTCCAAGGCATTAATGACTCTAATGCTACTGCACCAACCAGGACAG GTAGAATTCCAGTTCGGTTGTACCTTCGGAGTATTGTTGAAGATATTGATTATTTAGAAGATTCTCATATTGTCGATAACTGGGACAAAATCTCTTACATAAATCATCCTGTGGAGGCTAATG GAAATTGCTTCACCTTGTACGATGCGGTAAAAGCTCTGTTACCTGAGTTATTTGCGGATAAATCCTCAATTTATGCCAATCAACGTGTAGAAGAGGTTGGAGAAGAACTTAGATCGGAAGAGGCAAGTAGCTCCGCAGGTCCTGAAGATGCTGCAGAAGTATCTAGTGAACGTGCAGGGTCCCTATCAGACAATGCCGAGATCAAGCTTGTCCGGATTCAGGGAATCGAGCCAAAAATGGAAATTCCATTTGCCTGGATAGCAAACAATTTGATGAACCCTGAGCACTACCTTCATATCTGTGTTTATGTAAATATCAGAGAACCAATCAACATatga
- the LOC142531349 gene encoding glutathione S-transferase U19-like, whose protein sequence is MSKDDLVLLDLWVSPFCLRVKIALEEKGLSYEAREEDIFGGKSDLLLKSNPIYEKVPVLLHNGKPIVESSNIVYYIDETWASPPLLPACAYGRSRARFWADFIDKKVFDAGSLIWKSKGEELEGAKEEFIDILKKLEGAMGGKDYFGGDEFGFVDVVLVGLVAWFDAYEKYGGFKIEDECPKIGSWIEKCMKRESVAKILPNPKQVCEFVGMLRKMNGIE, encoded by the exons atgTCAAAAGATGATCTTGTTCTCTTGGATCTCTGGGTTAGTCCATTCTGTTTAAGAGTTAAAATTGCTCTGGAGGAGAAAGGATTGAGCTATGAAGCCCGAGAGGAGGACATATTTGGAGGGAAGAGTGATTTGTTGCTGAAATCGAACCCGATTTATGAGAAAGTTCCTGTTCTTCTGCACAATGGTAAACCCATTGTTGAATCATCCAACATCGTGTATTATATCGATGAGACTTGGGCTTCGCCGCCGCTGCTCCCGGCTTGCGCCTATGGAAGATCCCGGGCTCGATTCTGGGCTGATTTCATCGACAAAAAG GTGTTTGATGCTGGAAGCTTGATATGGAAGAGTAAGGGCGAGGAATTGGAGGGTGCTAAGGAAGAGTTCATTGACATTTTGAAGAAGCTAGAGGGGGCAATGGGAGGAAAGGACTACTTTGGTGGAGATGAATTCGGGTTCGTAGATGTCGTGCTCGTCGGCCTCGTTGCATGGTTTGATGCCTACGAGAAATATGGTGGATTCAAGATTGAAGATGAGTGTCCCAAGATTGGATCTTGGATCGAGAAATGTATGAAAAGGGAAAGTGTTGCTAAAATTCTGCCAAATCCTAAACAAGTTTGTGAGTTCGTGGGGATGCTTAGGAAAATGAATGGAATtgaatga